One stretch of Chryseobacterium indologenes DNA includes these proteins:
- the gwsG gene encoding grasp-with-spasm system ATP-grasp peptide maturase: protein MILIISNNGDSTTTKVVKYLSVMEKKFIRVHEDEFFEIKTDKKRIYLISDRNKFFLDEITSTWYRRGGLKFKRLSYDNNAVNLHMDEHQHWLEDYVIKTLELKKSINKQSNNHVNKLLVLEQAKKIGLNVPKYFLAENTDEVAVKKTITKPITENVILDSVDGNFNGIIYTSVVQEKEKNPFFISFFQEKIEKDFEIRSFYLGGKIWSTAIISQNDEQTKIDFRKYNYKKPNRKVRYQLPRDIEEKTHQLMQLLDLSCGSIDFIKSGDHFYFLEVNPTGQFIGLSEICNYSLEKEIAQYL, encoded by the coding sequence ATGATACTCATCATATCGAATAACGGGGACTCTACAACTACAAAAGTTGTCAAATACCTTTCCGTAATGGAAAAGAAGTTTATTCGTGTGCATGAAGATGAGTTTTTTGAAATTAAAACAGATAAAAAAAGGATTTACCTCATAAGTGATAGAAACAAATTTTTTCTGGATGAGATTACAAGCACATGGTACAGGAGAGGTGGATTAAAATTCAAACGTTTATCCTATGATAATAACGCAGTCAACCTCCACATGGATGAACATCAGCATTGGCTGGAAGATTATGTGATAAAAACCTTGGAATTAAAAAAAAGTATTAATAAACAAAGCAACAATCACGTCAATAAACTTCTGGTCTTAGAACAAGCAAAAAAAATAGGATTAAACGTTCCAAAATATTTTTTAGCAGAAAATACAGATGAAGTTGCGGTCAAAAAAACCATTACAAAGCCTATTACAGAAAATGTGATATTAGATTCTGTTGATGGAAATTTCAATGGCATCATTTACACTTCTGTAGTACAAGAAAAAGAGAAGAATCCATTTTTCATCTCATTTTTTCAGGAAAAAATTGAAAAAGATTTTGAAATAAGAAGTTTTTATCTAGGAGGCAAAATATGGTCTACGGCTATTATTTCTCAGAATGATGAGCAAACTAAAATAGATTTTAGAAAATATAATTATAAAAAACCAAACAGAAAGGTACGTTATCAGCTTCCCAGAGATATTGAAGAAAAAACACATCAGCTGATGCAATTGCTGGATTTAAGCTGTGGTTCGATAGATTTTATTAAAAGTGGAGATCACTTCTATTTTTTGGAAGTTAATCCTACAGGTCAGTTTATAGGACTGTCGGAGATTTGTAATTATTCATTAGAAAAAGAAATAGCACAATATTTATGA
- a CDS encoding vitamin K epoxide reductase family protein — protein sequence MIFDKLINYLKLDKQEFIFQFNSHPNYPSALAFSDTLNFLGVKNDAYQLDKEYWDELPEEFIAIVDNSFSLVKKSGSNYSVYSEKAKTLDKEELYKNSTDFVLLFEKTENAENKTAFNFKPVLYAVFAVILIYSFIYQSLFEAIFNLLSLAGVYISLELFNQKFGNTSSVIGSICGATPAAQTTNSCDRIIKQDKTSILGLKFSDFSLIYFAGLAILGLFLPATAYIVKGFTFVSVLAIGYSLYIQAFVEKTFCRVCLLIISILVAQLVISAFFFQNLTFGIGALLLTAILWVIIFSAVMYSNTLLEQKEELQKSNAKNLRFKRNYELFKSQLLERDKIEFQDTDTFSVGKKDARLRISIISNPYCGFCKDGHKLAESLLKKYPDDVSLQMRFNYTPERSNEKYNALISDLTYIYNNKTEKEFLHAVEEWFETRDENKINILSGGVATSENLNPLIQMTTENSNAGLNFTPILVINGYQFPEKYDREDILFFVDELIEDEEI from the coding sequence ATGATTTTTGATAAACTAATTAACTACCTAAAACTGGATAAACAGGAATTTATTTTCCAGTTTAACTCCCACCCAAATTATCCATCAGCACTGGCCTTCAGTGACACTTTAAATTTCTTGGGAGTAAAAAATGACGCCTACCAGCTTGACAAAGAATACTGGGATGAACTTCCGGAAGAATTTATCGCTATTGTTGACAATTCATTCTCGCTGGTAAAAAAATCTGGAAGTAATTATTCTGTCTATTCCGAAAAAGCTAAAACACTAGATAAAGAAGAACTTTACAAAAACTCTACAGATTTTGTTCTCCTGTTTGAAAAGACTGAAAATGCAGAAAATAAAACGGCTTTCAATTTTAAACCTGTTTTATATGCTGTTTTTGCTGTAATTCTTATCTATTCATTCATATATCAAAGTCTATTTGAAGCAATCTTCAACCTTCTTTCATTAGCAGGTGTTTATATTTCATTGGAACTGTTCAATCAAAAATTTGGAAATACCTCTAGTGTAATTGGAAGTATTTGTGGAGCAACCCCAGCTGCTCAAACAACAAATTCATGTGACAGAATTATCAAACAAGATAAAACCAGTATTTTAGGGTTAAAGTTTTCAGACTTTTCACTCATTTACTTTGCAGGACTTGCCATATTGGGGTTATTTTTACCAGCTACAGCTTATATTGTAAAAGGGTTTACTTTCGTTTCTGTATTGGCAATTGGTTACTCACTGTATATTCAGGCCTTTGTGGAAAAAACGTTTTGTAGAGTTTGTTTGCTGATTATCTCAATTCTGGTTGCACAATTAGTGATTAGCGCTTTCTTTTTCCAGAACCTTACTTTTGGAATTGGAGCTCTTTTATTAACGGCTATTTTATGGGTAATAATTTTTTCAGCAGTAATGTATTCCAACACATTACTTGAACAGAAAGAAGAACTTCAAAAATCCAATGCTAAAAATCTTAGATTCAAAAGGAACTATGAACTTTTCAAAAGTCAATTATTAGAAAGAGACAAAATAGAATTTCAGGATACTGATACATTTTCGGTTGGAAAAAAAGATGCAAGGCTTCGCATTTCCATTATTTCCAATCCTTATTGTGGATTCTGTAAAGATGGTCATAAACTTGCGGAAAGTCTTTTAAAGAAATACCCCGATGATGTTTCTTTACAGATGAGATTCAATTATACTCCTGAAAGATCAAATGAAAAGTACAATGCATTGATCTCAGATCTTACTTATATCTACAACAATAAAACAGAAAAAGAATTCTTACATGCAGTTGAAGAATGGTTCGAAACAAGAGATGAAAACAAAATCAACATTCTATCTGGAGGAGTTGCTACATCAGAAAACCTGAATCCTTTGATCCAAATGACTACAGAAAATAGCAATGCCGGGCTTAACTTCACTCCTATCTTAGTAATCAACGGCTATCAGTTCCCGGAAAAATATGACCGGGAAGATATTCTTTTCTTTGTTGATGAATTAATAGAAGACGAAGAAATTTAA
- the gwsS gene encoding grasp-with-spasm system SPASM domain peptide maturase, which produces MRYFNLFSNILITKGAGRILISDLQRQISDLYPLELYDIIEELKNDSIENILENYDAESKLIIHEYIDFLLEKEYGFITHEDWDNNFPTLSFEYQEVSRISNIFIEIDNVIILDKIRHSVNSLGVKHLVIYCTKELSLEEFQDIDNKFKNSVLEGIEIYAPFHSALDENCFQILNKSTTRIYNFIFYNCNEIPFKTKEVFRFTINFNHENLKISACGKIDLKYFNTNLPKVLEAINHNSCLHKKIGIDIEGNIKNCPLMPEKFGNIHQSSLEEVVIQNDFKKYWNLTKDKIEICKDCEFRYVCTDCRAYTEKNHKNKEGLDLSKPLKCGYNPYTCTWEDWAKNPLKQKVLKHYDLENIPS; this is translated from the coding sequence ATGAGATATTTTAACCTATTCAGTAATATTTTAATCACCAAAGGGGCTGGAAGAATCCTGATCTCGGATCTTCAGAGACAGATCTCGGATCTTTATCCTTTGGAATTGTATGATATTATTGAAGAGCTGAAAAATGATTCTATTGAAAACATCTTAGAAAATTATGATGCTGAATCTAAACTTATTATTCATGAATACATAGACTTTCTGCTGGAAAAAGAATATGGTTTTATAACTCATGAAGATTGGGATAACAATTTTCCAACTTTGTCTTTTGAATATCAAGAAGTAAGCAGGATTTCAAATATTTTCATTGAAATTGACAATGTTATTATTCTTGATAAAATAAGGCACTCTGTAAACAGCTTAGGTGTAAAACATTTAGTAATTTACTGTACTAAAGAGCTTTCTCTTGAAGAGTTTCAGGATATAGATAATAAATTCAAAAACTCTGTTTTAGAAGGTATAGAAATATATGCTCCATTCCACAGTGCTTTAGATGAAAACTGTTTTCAAATCCTTAATAAGTCAACAACAAGAATTTATAATTTCATTTTTTATAACTGCAACGAGATTCCTTTTAAGACCAAAGAAGTATTTAGATTTACGATCAACTTTAACCATGAAAACCTAAAAATATCCGCTTGCGGAAAGATAGATCTAAAATATTTCAATACTAATCTGCCAAAAGTTCTTGAAGCAATCAATCACAATTCCTGCTTACACAAAAAAATTGGAATTGATATAGAGGGCAATATAAAAAACTGTCCTTTAATGCCTGAAAAATTTGGAAATATTCATCAATCCAGTCTTGAAGAAGTTGTGATACAAAATGATTTCAAAAAATATTGGAACCTTACTAAAGACAAAATAGAAATTTGTAAAGACTGTGAGTTTCGATATGTCTGTACTGACTGCCGTGCTTATACAGAAAAAAACCATAAGAATAAAGAAGGCCTTGATCTTTCAAAACCTTTAAAATGTGGTTATAATCCATATACCTGCACCTGGGAAGACTGGGCTAAAAATCCATTGAAACAAAAAGTTTTGAAACATTATGATCTAGAAAATATTCCAAGTTAA
- a CDS encoding TIGR04139 family peptide modification target → MKKLTGMKKSFSSLENKKLKRDDLKSVNGSLKSYAIESSAAVTTPGCYEADHYTSNGGTYIGRLEVC, encoded by the coding sequence ATGAAAAAGTTAACAGGAATGAAGAAAAGTTTTTCTTCTTTAGAAAACAAAAAACTGAAAAGAGATGATTTAAAATCAGTAAATGGTAGTTTAAAGTCTTATGCCATCGAATCTAGTGCTGCAGTGACAACACCAGGATGCTATGAAGCTGACCATTATACATCTAATGGAGGTACTTACATTGGTAGACTGGAAGTTTGCTAA
- a CDS encoding bacteriocin-like protein, protein MKNLKKLSRKDLVFVSGGVIIPDDNCCGSWCLGSWIPCRMHHIACPPDADTSPPSWYDGTCPHI, encoded by the coding sequence ATGAAAAATCTAAAAAAACTTTCCAGAAAAGATTTAGTTTTTGTCAGTGGAGGTGTAATAATTCCGGACGACAACTGTTGCGGATCATGGTGCCTGGGTAGCTGGATACCATGTCGTATGCATCATATTGCATGTCCACCAGACGCAGATACTTCACCACCATCATGGTACGACGGGACTTGCCCACATATTTAA
- a CDS encoding bacteriocin-like protein, with translation MKNLKKLSREGLRILKGGITQECARIQSEASFANPKLTHLKREL, from the coding sequence ATGAAAAATCTAAAGAAACTTTCAAGAGAAGGACTAAGGATTCTGAAAGGCGGTATTACTCAGGAATGTGCAAGAATTCAGTCTGAAGCGAGCTTTGCGAATCCAAAACTAACCCACCTAAAGAGGGAGCTATAA
- a CDS encoding peptidase domain-containing ABC transporter, protein MKKFPFYKQPDTKDCGPTCLRIVSKYYGKSISLQQIRALSETTREGSSLLGLSDAAENLGFRSLGVQVDFKTLVEEVPLPCVVHWNKNHFVVVYKVDKNNKIYISDPSYGLITYNQEEFIKAWIGENANENTEEGIALILETTPAFFQTEFDNEESKASFSFLSKYLLKYKSLVIQLAIGLLAGSLLSLVFPFLTQSIVDVGIQNQDINFIYLVLLAQIMLFFGRMGIETIRSWILLHLSARINISIISDFFIKLMKLPISFFDTRMTGDIMQRINDHHRIEQLLTSSSLNTLFSLVNLIIFSIVLLFYDYRLFIVYLVGAVAYIGWISFFLKKRKELDYKRFSQVSQEQSKVIELINGMQEIKMHNAEKQKRWDWEFLQVKLFKIRIKSLSLEQWQSVGGNFINQMKDILVSFLSAKLVLSGNLTLGMMLSVQYIIGQLNSPLLQLIDFIKQTQDAKISLERLGEIHDKEDEENKDEQYAMEIPQRDIEIVDMSFRYIGSDVPVFENLSLTIPYQKTTAIVGASGSGKTTLLKLLMKFYEPDHGDIKIGNTALKNISPRFWRDHCGVVMQEGYVFNDTIANNIAVGEDHIDKKKLRRAVEIANIKEFVEGLPLSYNTKIGNEGVGVSGGQKQRLFIARAVYKSPEYILFDEATSALDANNEKIIMENLEQFFRGKTAVVIAHRLSTVKHADKIIVLDRGKVVEEGSHAELVDLRGEYYRLVRNQLELGS, encoded by the coding sequence TTGAAAAAATTTCCTTTTTATAAACAACCAGACACTAAAGACTGTGGACCTACATGTCTTAGAATTGTAAGTAAATATTACGGTAAAAGTATATCTCTGCAACAAATCCGGGCCCTTTCTGAAACTACCCGTGAAGGAAGCAGCCTTCTTGGATTGAGTGATGCTGCCGAAAATCTGGGTTTCCGTTCATTGGGCGTTCAGGTCGACTTTAAAACCCTTGTAGAAGAAGTTCCACTTCCATGTGTTGTGCACTGGAATAAAAATCACTTTGTAGTTGTTTATAAGGTTGATAAAAATAACAAGATATACATCTCAGATCCCAGCTATGGACTGATTACCTATAATCAGGAGGAATTCATCAAAGCCTGGATCGGAGAAAACGCCAACGAAAACACTGAGGAAGGAATAGCCCTTATTCTGGAAACAACCCCGGCATTCTTTCAAACCGAATTTGATAATGAGGAAAGTAAAGCCAGTTTTTCATTCCTTTCCAAATATCTTCTTAAATATAAATCACTCGTTATTCAACTGGCCATAGGACTTCTTGCAGGAAGCTTACTATCCCTGGTTTTCCCATTCCTTACCCAAAGTATTGTAGACGTTGGAATACAGAATCAGGATATTAACTTTATTTATCTCGTCCTGCTTGCCCAGATAATGCTATTCTTTGGTAGAATGGGTATTGAGACCATCCGAAGCTGGATTCTTCTCCATCTTTCTGCCAGAATTAATATTTCGATTATTTCCGATTTCTTCATCAAACTGATGAAGCTTCCTATCAGCTTCTTTGACACCAGAATGACCGGAGATATCATGCAAAGGATCAATGATCACCATAGAATAGAACAGCTTCTTACCAGTTCTTCATTAAATACACTGTTTTCATTAGTCAATCTGATTATCTTCAGTATTGTACTCCTGTTTTATGATTACAGACTTTTCATTGTATATCTTGTAGGAGCGGTAGCCTATATCGGATGGATCAGTTTCTTCCTGAAAAAAAGAAAAGAGCTTGATTACAAAAGATTTTCCCAGGTTTCTCAGGAACAAAGTAAAGTCATTGAGCTTATCAACGGAATGCAGGAAATCAAAATGCATAATGCTGAAAAGCAAAAAAGATGGGATTGGGAATTCCTTCAGGTAAAACTATTTAAAATCAGAATCAAATCATTGTCTTTAGAACAATGGCAATCGGTAGGAGGAAACTTTATTAATCAGATGAAAGATATCCTGGTAAGTTTCCTGTCTGCAAAATTAGTATTAAGCGGAAACTTAACCTTAGGGATGATGCTTTCTGTACAGTATATTATTGGACAACTGAACAGTCCGCTTCTTCAGCTTATCGACTTCATTAAACAAACCCAGGATGCTAAAATCTCCCTTGAAAGATTAGGGGAAATTCACGATAAGGAAGATGAAGAAAATAAGGATGAACAATATGCTATGGAAATACCTCAAAGGGATATAGAAATTGTTGATATGTCATTCAGGTATATCGGATCTGATGTTCCGGTTTTCGAAAACCTGAGCCTTACGATTCCTTATCAGAAAACTACAGCAATTGTAGGAGCCAGCGGAAGTGGAAAAACAACTTTATTGAAACTTCTGATGAAGTTTTATGAGCCAGATCATGGAGATATCAAAATTGGAAATACAGCATTAAAGAACATTTCCCCGCGATTCTGGAGAGATCATTGTGGGGTTGTCATGCAGGAAGGATATGTATTCAATGATACAATTGCCAATAATATAGCCGTTGGTGAAGATCACATCGACAAAAAGAAATTAAGACGTGCTGTAGAAATAGCCAATATTAAAGAGTTTGTTGAAGGACTACCTTTAAGTTATAATACTAAGATCGGAAATGAAGGTGTTGGAGTAAGTGGCGGACAAAAGCAAAGACTTTTCATTGCAAGAGCCGTTTATAAATCTCCTGAGTATATTTTATTTGATGAAGCTACTTCTGCATTGGATGCCAATAATGAAAAGATTATTATGGAAAATCTTGAACAATTCTTTAGAGGCAAAACAGCAGTAGTCATTGCTCATAGACTTTCCACTGTAAAACATGCTGATAAAATTATTGTACTAGACAGAGGAAAAGTTGTAGAAGAAGGCAGCCATGCTGAATTGGTAGACCTTCGTGGTGAATATTACCGATTGGTAAGAAATCAGCTTGAACTAGGAAGTTAA
- a CDS encoding HlyD family secretion protein, giving the protein MKEDVLDNIELRSESVQDILTQPPNWMIRWGNTLIFVIILLIFAMSYIIKYPEFVPAPIIVTSQNPPEKLEARINSKIEKIFIKDHQEVKKNDILMVMLSAANYKDVIALKELVDSLSPNQLSSFPIARTSRYKLGELQGEYNSFAKAFQDEELFTRLQPYAPENLATNLSLSESRARIATLKQQKNLESAKYDLTKKNFQRSQELFNQGVISAMELESEKIKYLQAQQNLENINISISQADEGISNLNKTKSGTVINTEKDKINYSSQTLQLFEQLRKALKLWEQNYLVISSTDGIASFQQFFGENQFVKAGEAIISILPKNKEKLVGRMSVPTVNSGKIHPGEKVLIKLDNYRFQEYGIVEGKVQNISLIPDDKGNYYVDVILPKGLKTSYNKNLTFDKELRGSAEIVTEDLRLIERFFYQIRKLLGYQA; this is encoded by the coding sequence ATGAAAGAAGACGTTTTAGACAATATCGAACTCCGCTCAGAAAGCGTACAGGATATCCTTACTCAACCACCTAATTGGATGATTCGGTGGGGAAATACCCTTATATTTGTAATCATCCTGCTCATTTTTGCAATGAGTTACATTATAAAATACCCGGAATTTGTACCAGCCCCCATTATAGTAACTTCTCAAAATCCACCGGAAAAATTAGAAGCGAGAATCAACTCTAAGATTGAAAAAATATTCATTAAAGATCATCAGGAAGTCAAGAAGAATGACATACTGATGGTGATGCTGTCTGCAGCCAATTATAAAGACGTAATCGCCTTAAAAGAACTGGTAGACTCTTTGTCTCCCAATCAGCTTAGCTCTTTTCCTATTGCTAGGACTTCGAGATATAAACTGGGGGAACTTCAGGGAGAATACAATAGCTTTGCAAAAGCCTTCCAGGATGAAGAACTTTTTACAAGATTGCAGCCTTATGCTCCTGAAAACCTGGCCACCAACCTAAGTCTTTCTGAGTCCAGAGCGAGAATTGCCACTTTAAAACAGCAAAAAAACCTCGAATCAGCTAAATATGACCTTACGAAAAAAAACTTTCAACGTTCTCAGGAACTTTTTAATCAGGGAGTGATCTCTGCCATGGAACTGGAAAGTGAAAAAATCAAATATCTTCAGGCTCAACAAAACCTTGAAAATATCAATATTTCTATCTCACAGGCTGATGAAGGAATCTCCAATCTCAACAAAACAAAAAGCGGAACAGTAATTAATACAGAAAAAGACAAAATCAATTATTCTTCGCAAACCTTACAGCTTTTTGAGCAGTTAAGAAAAGCATTAAAACTTTGGGAACAAAATTATCTTGTTATTTCCTCTACGGACGGGATTGCCAGCTTCCAGCAGTTTTTTGGCGAAAATCAGTTTGTAAAAGCAGGAGAAGCTATTATATCTATCCTACCCAAAAATAAGGAGAAATTAGTAGGCAGAATGTCTGTCCCTACTGTAAACTCCGGAAAGATCCATCCAGGGGAAAAAGTATTAATCAAACTGGATAACTATCGTTTCCAGGAATATGGAATTGTAGAAGGGAAAGTTCAGAACATCTCACTTATTCCTGATGACAAAGGAAATTACTATGTAGATGTAATTTTACCAAAAGGATTAAAAACAAGCTACAATAAAAATCTGACGTTTGATAAAGAACTTAGAGGAAGTGCAGAAATTGTAACTGAGGATCTGAGACTTATTGAAAGATTCTTCTATCAGATCAGAAAGCTATTGGGCTATCAGGCGTAA
- a CDS encoding helix-turn-helix domain-containing protein: protein MKYIILIILLFSCNLISAQRNQFNSLYEFTYSELKDKFYDYYENNKNSEAKQIANYYLQKAKKENNTLEIAEGYILIHFNKDFPTALQYLDSLTVITKNIKANSYPARTYLIKGNLYYRYDNLKPALDNYILGLQYAKKQHDEKQMAYANMNIAYINSYIGKNAEAAKIFRYYLYNGNNITDDYRRNQMRIALISCYLEINKLDSANILIKEGQKSIPGDKNNQKPNTYSYLSGTYDLRLKKYNTAIIKLTDAYTYFTSTNENTNANYALYNLGKAYQGIKNEEKAIETYVKLDSEVQKFNITYPELREAYTYLIDYYKTNNNQQKQLYYIDRFLIVDKKLDEQIQYLATELPKKYDTPNLLQEKEDIIEELKLRKKILYISLGALLLILLFIIYLYYKSKKTEKEQRKIAQDLILWVEKKNIEERNAEQKNETNDTQTTPTTVSEQSDKASKAISEEVTQFILRELRVFESKELFLKKGTTLASLAKNIKTNTAYLSEIINTHKGKNFTAYLNDLRIDFALNRLVKDKKFRSYKLSVIAEELGYNNEQAFSLAFKKKTGTTLSMYIKEINSINHPQDNTN from the coding sequence ATGAAATATATAATCCTGATTATACTATTATTTTCCTGCAATTTGATAAGTGCTCAAAGGAACCAATTTAATAGTTTATATGAATTTACTTATTCAGAACTAAAGGATAAGTTTTATGATTATTATGAGAATAATAAAAATTCGGAGGCAAAACAAATAGCTAATTATTATCTACAAAAAGCTAAAAAAGAAAACAACACTCTAGAAATAGCCGAAGGATATATCTTGATACACTTTAATAAAGATTTTCCCACAGCTCTACAATATCTTGATAGTTTAACGGTCATTACAAAAAATATAAAAGCAAATTCTTATCCTGCCAGAACCTATTTGATCAAAGGAAATCTATATTATAGGTATGATAATTTAAAACCCGCATTGGATAATTATATTCTGGGGCTTCAGTATGCAAAAAAACAACACGACGAAAAACAAATGGCCTATGCCAATATGAATATTGCTTACATTAATAGTTATATAGGTAAAAATGCAGAAGCAGCTAAAATATTCAGATATTATTTATATAATGGAAATAATATCACAGATGACTATCGACGTAATCAAATGCGCATAGCTCTCATAAGTTGTTATCTTGAAATCAATAAGTTAGATTCTGCCAACATCTTAATTAAAGAAGGACAGAAATCCATCCCAGGAGATAAAAACAATCAAAAACCTAACACATATTCTTATTTATCAGGAACTTACGATCTTCGATTAAAAAAATATAATACTGCAATTATAAAGCTAACTGATGCCTATACTTATTTCACAAGTACCAATGAAAATACAAATGCTAATTATGCTCTTTATAATTTGGGTAAAGCCTATCAAGGAATAAAGAATGAGGAAAAAGCCATAGAAACTTATGTAAAGCTAGACTCGGAGGTACAAAAATTCAATATTACTTACCCTGAACTCCGGGAAGCTTATACATATCTTATAGACTACTATAAAACAAATAATAATCAACAGAAGCAACTTTACTATATTGATCGTTTTCTAATCGTTGACAAAAAACTTGATGAACAGATTCAATATTTAGCAACTGAATTGCCTAAGAAATATGATACCCCCAATCTTTTACAAGAAAAAGAAGATATCATCGAGGAATTAAAACTTAGAAAAAAAATACTCTATATTTCTCTTGGGGCACTTTTATTAATCCTCTTATTCATTATATATCTATACTATAAATCCAAAAAAACGGAAAAAGAACAGAGAAAAATTGCACAAGATCTAATCCTTTGGGTTGAAAAGAAAAATATAGAAGAGAGAAATGCAGAGCAAAAAAATGAAACTAATGATACTCAAACAACTCCTACAACTGTTTCAGAACAAAGTGATAAAGCTTCCAAAGCCATATCCGAAGAAGTCACTCAATTTATTTTGCGAGAATTGAGAGTTTTTGAATCCAAGGAACTTTTTTTAAAAAAAGGTACCACATTAGCCAGTTTAGCAAAAAATATAAAAACAAACACTGCTTATTTATCAGAAATAATCAATACACATAAAGGAAAAAACTTTACGGCCTATCTTAATGACCTTCGTATTGATTTTGCTTTAAACAGATTGGTAAAAGACAAAAAATTCCGTTCCTACAAGTTATCTGTCATTGCGGAGGAACTAGGATACAATAATGAACAAGCATTTTCTTTAGCATTTAAGAAAAAAACAGGGACTACACTCTCTATGTACATTAAAGAAATCAATAGCATAAACCACCCACAAGATAACACTAATTAA